TGGGTATCGAACAGTTGGTATCTCTGGAGGAGGCGCGGCTGGTGGTGGTTGAGCCCTACCCCGCAGGCGTCGCCGAAGCGTTGGAAACCAGCGGTCTGTGGCAACACCTGGCGAGCGTACAACGCGATGATGTCATTATCCTTCCGCCGGTATGGAGCTTCGGTAGCCTGCCCTCGGCAATTCGCTTCGCTGACACTCTCGTCGCCGCGCTCGATACTGAAACCCCTGACGCTGAAACGCTAGACGCTGAAGCTGAAGCTGTTGAGGCTGAAGTTGTGGAGGCTGAAGTTGTGGAGGCTGAAGTTGTGGAGGCTGAAGCTGTTGACACCGGAGAGGTCACCGATGCAGGTCGCTGAACGCAGGCTGACTCCCGCCCGAGCTACGCTGGTGCTGTTGCTGCTGTGCGTTGCCATTGGCTGGATGTCGTTGTCATCACTCGGCGGCGTCAGTGGCGCGCTGAGCAACCTGCTGTCACTCCATACCACTGGTGCCGAATCGCTGATTCTGCACTACAGCTGGTGGCCACGCCTGGTCATGTCGTTGCTGGCGGGTGGCGGCCTGGGGCTGGCTGGCGTCCTGATGCAGCAGGTGCTGCGCAACCCGCTGGCTTCGCCGACCACGCTAGGCGTTGCCAGCGGCGCCAACCTGGGCTTGATGCTGGCGACTCTACTGGCGCCGGGACTGCTGGTACTGGGTCGCGAGTGGGTAGCGTTGGCTGGCGGGGCCGCCGCCATGGCTCTGGTCTTCGCTCTCAGTTGGAGACGCCTGACACCGGGTGTGGTGGTGCTCGCCGGGCTGGTGGTCAACCTCTACTTCGGCGCGCTGGGCGTGGTGATGCTGCTGTTCCACCAGGAGGAGCTCAAGGGCCTGCTGGTCTGGGGCGCCGGCTCCATGGCCCAGAACGGCTGGGACAACGTCTTCTATCTATTACCGAGGCTAGTGATAGCCGGCGCTGCGGCGATCTGGCTGACTCGGCCTCTGGCGTTGCTGGAACTGGACGATGCCAGCGCTCGCAGCCTGGGAGTATCGCTGCGTTTTCTACGCCTGTCAGGACTCGGCGTAGCCGTTTTTCTGACCGGATGTGTGGTCAGCAGTGTTGGAGTTATCGGCTTCATCGGCCTTGCCGCCCCCAACATCGCGCGCATGGCAGGAGCCCGCAAACTGACTCAGCGTCTGTGGTGGTCGATTGCCATCGGCGCCCTTCTGCTGGCCACGGCCGATCTGATGCTGCAGAAGCTGGCAGGACAGATGACAGCCCTTATCCCTACCGGTGCTACCACGGCGATTCTCGGCGCTCCATTGCTGCTGTGGCTGATCCCGAAGCTGCGGCTGACACAAGGTCGCCCACCGGCGCCAGCGCAATCACTGGGGCCGCGTCACCCCATGCCATGGCGGCGACTGGCCGGCTTTGGTTTGGCGATGATCGCCATCATGCTGCTGTCACTGCTGGCCGGACATAGTGCCGAGCACCACGACAGTAGCCAATGGACCCTGACCCTGATGCCGGAAATACTCGACTGGCGTTGGCCGCGCATTCTGGCGGCAGCGGGCAGCGGCATTCTGTTGGCTATCGCCGGCACCCTGATCCAGAGGATCACCGCCAACCCCATGGCCAGTCCCGAGCTGCTGGGGATCAGTGGTGGTGCCGCCATCGCCTTGATGCTCACGGTCTTTGTGGTGCCCGGCCCCAGCAACCTGCTGTTGGTAAGTGCTGGCACACTCGGAGCGCTCGCGACACTGGTGGTACTGGTATTGCTCAATCGTCGCAGCGGCTTCCAGCCCGAGCGTCTATTGTTGTGCGGTGTCGCCATCACCGCCATCTTCGATGGCGTGCGCTCGATTGTGCTGGCCGGAGGCGACCCACGTGGTCAGCAAGTGATCGCCTGGCTGTCCGGTTCCACCTACTATGTCGATTCCGGCGCCTCACTGGTGGTCATCGGCCTCGCCCTTGTCGCCGGCATTGTCGCCCTGCCGTTGACACGCTGGCTGGATATCCTGCCTCTCGGGGCCGCCACCTCTCAGGCCCTCGGTATCGATGTTGAACGGGCGCGGCTTGGGCTGTTGGCATTGGTCGCGCTGCTGACAGCCTGCGCCACTCTGGTGGTGGGGCCGCTGTCCTTCGTTGGCCTGCTCGCGCCACATATGGCACGAATCCTGGGGCTGTCTCGCGCCCGCTTCCACCTACTGGGCGCGGCGCTGTTGGGAGCACTGCTGATGGTGCTCGCCGATTGGCTGGGCCGTCAGTTGATGTTCCCTCAGGAAATCCCCGCCGGGCTGATGGCTTCGCTGATTGGTGGTACCTATTTCATGTGGGGGCTATCGAGGCGCTGACGCTCAGCGTGGGACACAAGGCCCTGCACGGTTCGGGTTGTAAGCTGGCGAATGAATCTGCGACCAAGCAGGCATAAGGGCGCGATGCATCATCCCCATGCCGCTCGCGAACCCATGATTCCCGCGCCACCCCATCGAACCCGGAGCAGGAGTGCCCATGACCGACCGCTTTTCTCCTGCCGAGCGCATTGCGCTGGGCGGCAGTTGCTACTGGTGTCTGGAAGCAGTGTTCCAGTCACTGATCGGTGTCGAGCGCGTCGAACAGGGGTTCGTCGCTGCCACTGATGAAAACCATGATGAAACGGACTTTTGCGAGGCAGTGATCGTTCACTTCGATCCGCAGGCTATACCACTGTCCGTGCTGATCGAGATCCACCTGCACACACACCACTGCACCGCCGATCACTCGATGCGTGAGCGCTATCGCTCCGCCGTCTATGTGTTCGACGAACAACAGGCACACGCGGTGGAAGAAATTCTGGCCACCCTGCAATCCGACTTCATGGCACCACTGGTAACCAGAGTACTGCCCTTTGCCAGCTTCAAACCCTCGCAACAGCAGTATCATGACTACTTCTATACCAATCCTCAGCGACCCTTCTGCGAGCGCTGGATAGCACCCAAGTTGCGTATCCTGCTGGAACGCTTTTCCGACTCCACCGACCAGCAGAAGCTACGCAATGCAGGGCTGACGGACCGCTCATCCACGGGCTGATCATTACCCACCATAAACGATATCGCCCGGCATAAGCCGGGCGATATTCTGTAGCTATTCAGCGCATTACAAGGGTCAGAAGTTGTAGGTCAAACTACCGATCACGCTGCGTGACTCACCGTAATAGCACCAGTAATCACAGCTGGCAACATATTCCTCATCTGTCACATTACTGACATT
This Halomonas huangheensis DNA region includes the following protein-coding sequences:
- the fhuB gene encoding Fe(3+)-hydroxamate ABC transporter permease FhuB, with amino-acid sequence MQVAERRLTPARATLVLLLLCVAIGWMSLSSLGGVSGALSNLLSLHTTGAESLILHYSWWPRLVMSLLAGGGLGLAGVLMQQVLRNPLASPTTLGVASGANLGLMLATLLAPGLLVLGREWVALAGGAAAMALVFALSWRRLTPGVVVLAGLVVNLYFGALGVVMLLFHQEELKGLLVWGAGSMAQNGWDNVFYLLPRLVIAGAAAIWLTRPLALLELDDASARSLGVSLRFLRLSGLGVAVFLTGCVVSSVGVIGFIGLAAPNIARMAGARKLTQRLWWSIAIGALLLATADLMLQKLAGQMTALIPTGATTAILGAPLLLWLIPKLRLTQGRPPAPAQSLGPRHPMPWRRLAGFGLAMIAIMLLSLLAGHSAEHHDSSQWTLTLMPEILDWRWPRILAAAGSGILLAIAGTLIQRITANPMASPELLGISGGAAIALMLTVFVVPGPSNLLLVSAGTLGALATLVVLVLLNRRSGFQPERLLLCGVAITAIFDGVRSIVLAGGDPRGQQVIAWLSGSTYYVDSGASLVVIGLALVAGIVALPLTRWLDILPLGAATSQALGIDVERARLGLLALVALLTACATLVVGPLSFVGLLAPHMARILGLSRARFHLLGAALLGALLMVLADWLGRQLMFPQEIPAGLMASLIGGTYFMWGLSRR
- a CDS encoding peptide-methionine (S)-S-oxide reductase, translated to MTDRFSPAERIALGGSCYWCLEAVFQSLIGVERVEQGFVAATDENHDETDFCEAVIVHFDPQAIPLSVLIEIHLHTHHCTADHSMRERYRSAVYVFDEQQAHAVEEILATLQSDFMAPLVTRVLPFASFKPSQQQYHDYFYTNPQRPFCERWIAPKLRILLERFSDSTDQQKLRNAGLTDRSSTG